Below is a window of Pseudoalteromonas undina DNA.
AATTGCATCCCCACATTAACCGGGCAACTAATTTTTAATAACCCTTGAGGCTCACTTTTTATATTTTCTATTTGTTGATTGGCAGCATTAGCCTGCTCGGTAATAACTCGGCAACGCTCATAGTAAGCCATACCGGCTTCAGTAAGGGCCATGGTCCGTGTTGAACGATTAAGTAAGGTTACTTCAAGTTGCGTTTCTAGCTTTTTTAAATGATAACTGGCTACCGCCCGTGTTAACCCTAGTTGCTTTGCCGCTGCAGTTAAACTGCCCTGCTCAACTATTTGTGCAAATACCACCATACTTTTTAATTGTTCAAACGAGACTTTCATGGACGCTCCAGTGCGGTTTTAACTTCAACCCCTAATTGTATCAATTATTAAATCAATAAAGTTAAATTTATCATCGTTGTTTAAGGTTGGGTTAGTGCATATAGTAATTGCTAAGCAAAGATTACAATTTTAAATCATCAGAAGGAAAAAATAATGGCTAAGAAAATACTAATGGTACTTACTTCACACGCTGATTTAGGCAATACCGGTGAGAAAACAGGTTTTTGGGTAGAAGAATTCGCCGCCCCTTATTATGCATTTGTAGATGCTGGCGCAGAAATCACTCTAGCTTCACCAAACGGTGGCCAACCACCAATCGACCCAACCAGTACACTAGCCGACTTCCAGACTGATGCAACCAAGCGATACGACAACGACAGTGCAGCGCAAGCATTAATGGCAAACACAAAAGTACTAAGTGAACTGAATGCTTCAGATTTTGATGCGGTATTTTATCCAGGCGGCCATGGCCCATTATGGGATTTAGTAGATAACACAGATTCAATCTCGCTCATCGAAGATTTTGTAAAATTACAAAAGCCAGTGGCAGCAGTGTGTCATGCGAGCGCCGCATTTTTAAATACAAAAGATGCTGATGGCAATGCATTGGTTGCGGGTAAAAAAGTTACCGGCTTTAGTAACACTGAAGAAGCCGCTGTACAATTAACAGATGTAGTGCCATTTTTAGTCGAAGACGAGCTGATCAAAAAAGGTGGTGACTATCAAAAAACCGACGACTGGGGCGTGCTTGCGCTTGAAGACGGTTTAGTGATCACCGGTCAAAACCCTGCAAGCTCTGAGCTAGCAGCTAAAAAATTACTTACCAAGCTTGGTTAATTACAATTAA
It encodes the following:
- a CDS encoding type 1 glutamine amidotransferase domain-containing protein gives rise to the protein MAKKILMVLTSHADLGNTGEKTGFWVEEFAAPYYAFVDAGAEITLASPNGGQPPIDPTSTLADFQTDATKRYDNDSAAQALMANTKVLSELNASDFDAVFYPGGHGPLWDLVDNTDSISLIEDFVKLQKPVAAVCHASAAFLNTKDADGNALVAGKKVTGFSNTEEAAVQLTDVVPFLVEDELIKKGGDYQKTDDWGVLALEDGLVITGQNPASSELAAKKLLTKLG